One Brachybacterium kimchii genomic window carries:
- a CDS encoding MFS transporter produces MTTSSSAFSPAPGAPAASALPAPHPRRWLILVLAWAAFTMTSLDRSVWGPAAPSVGQALGVALASLGVFATCYYIGYVVSNFLGGLASDWVGPRVVLTASMVLAGAGMVFFGSVESFALGLVAQALVGFFAGADYSAGAKSISSWFSGRERTFAVGLFTTATSLGTVVANLVVPTMIAEHGWRLSYHLFGAISIVLGLVIAVLHRSRPPQAEGAELATPAAPRTPHLGRVLRSRDLLVLGIAGFFSLWGTYGFITWSNTLMIEGKGIDPVHAGGIVALFAITAVVMKPVIGLVAGRVPFHRKYLAAGILVLFALMLLVFGALGSLPAFYIAAPVLGFAAYCYSPIQNALILDYAGAGDSGSAAGTLNAVWQLGSVVVPTVVGAVFASTGSVYSAFVTLAIGPLLAALLMLPLSGRFRSAAPEDEATTPEPAAGPAAG; encoded by the coding sequence ATGACCACCTCCTCCTCGGCCTTCTCCCCCGCCCCCGGTGCTCCCGCCGCCTCCGCCCTCCCGGCCCCGCATCCGCGCCGCTGGCTGATCCTGGTGCTGGCCTGGGCGGCCTTCACGATGACCTCGCTCGACCGGTCCGTGTGGGGCCCGGCGGCGCCGAGCGTCGGCCAGGCCCTCGGGGTCGCGCTCGCCTCCCTGGGCGTGTTCGCGACCTGCTACTACATCGGCTACGTGGTCTCGAACTTCCTGGGCGGCCTGGCCTCCGACTGGGTGGGGCCGCGCGTGGTGCTCACCGCGTCGATGGTGCTCGCGGGAGCCGGGATGGTGTTCTTCGGCAGCGTCGAGTCCTTCGCGCTCGGTCTCGTGGCGCAGGCCCTCGTCGGGTTCTTCGCGGGAGCCGACTACTCGGCGGGCGCGAAGTCGATCTCCTCCTGGTTCTCGGGCCGCGAGCGGACCTTCGCCGTCGGCCTGTTCACGACCGCGACGTCGCTGGGCACGGTGGTCGCGAACCTCGTGGTGCCCACGATGATCGCCGAGCACGGCTGGCGGCTCTCCTACCACCTGTTCGGCGCGATCTCGATCGTGCTGGGCCTGGTCATCGCCGTGCTGCACCGGTCGCGGCCCCCGCAGGCCGAGGGCGCCGAGCTCGCCACACCGGCGGCGCCGCGCACCCCGCACCTGGGCCGCGTGCTGCGCAGCCGCGACCTGCTCGTGCTGGGCATCGCCGGCTTCTTCTCGCTGTGGGGCACGTACGGCTTCATCACCTGGTCGAACACCCTGATGATCGAGGGCAAGGGCATCGACCCGGTGCATGCGGGCGGGATCGTCGCCCTGTTCGCGATCACCGCCGTGGTGATGAAGCCCGTGATCGGCCTGGTGGCGGGGCGCGTGCCCTTCCACCGCAAGTACCTGGCCGCGGGCATCCTCGTGCTGTTCGCGCTGATGCTGCTGGTGTTCGGGGCGCTGGGCTCCCTGCCGGCGTTCTACATCGCCGCCCCCGTGCTGGGCTTCGCGGCATACTGCTACTCGCCGATCCAGAACGCTCTGATCCTCGACTACGCGGGCGCGGGCGACTCCGGCTCGGCCGCGGGCACGCTCAACGCGGTGTGGCAGCTGGGCAGCGTGGTGGTGCCGACGGTGGTCGGGGCGGTGTTCGCCTCGACCGGATCGGTGTACTCGGCGTTCGTGACCCTCGCGATCGGCCCGCTGCTCGCGGCGCTGCTGATGCTGCCGCTGAGCGGGCGGTTCCGCTCGGCGGCGCCGGAGGACGAGGCCACGACACCCGAGCCCGCTGCAGGCCCCGCAGCAGGTTGA
- a CDS encoding VOC family protein: MDQRITLITLGVSDLRRSTSFYEALGWRGQEVEETVFFQAGGMGLVLWSREKLARDSGVPALPSGDGFDGIVLAQNLRSAEEVDELIARAESAGAAITRAPAETFYGGYAGCFADPDGHLWEIAFNPGFPLEADGSLRIPELG, translated from the coding sequence ATGGACCAGCGCATCACCCTCATCACCCTCGGGGTCTCCGACCTCCGCCGCTCGACGTCCTTCTACGAGGCGCTCGGCTGGCGGGGCCAGGAGGTCGAGGAGACCGTGTTCTTCCAGGCGGGAGGCATGGGGCTGGTCCTGTGGAGCCGCGAGAAGCTCGCCCGGGACTCGGGAGTCCCGGCTCTCCCGTCGGGCGACGGGTTCGACGGGATCGTGCTCGCCCAGAACCTGCGTTCGGCCGAGGAGGTCGACGAGCTCATCGCGCGGGCCGAGTCCGCCGGCGCCGCGATCACGCGGGCTCCGGCGGAGACGTTCTACGGCGGCTACGCCGGCTGCTTCGCGGATCCCGACGGCCACCTCTGGGAGATCGCCTTCAACCCCGGGTTCCCGCTCGAGGCGGACGGGTCGCTGCGCATTCCTGAGCTGGGGTGA
- a CDS encoding aspartate/glutamate racemase family protein produces the protein MRMIGMLGGMSWESTAEYYRLANQAVRERLGGTHSARIVLDSVDFAQIEAMQEAGDWDAAGRLLAERAHALEAAGADLLVLCTNTMHLVADAIEAAVDIPLLHLVDITADAVASAGIRRVGLLATAFTMEQGFYVDRMREHGIEAIVPDPEDRALVHRVIYEELVVGVVSDSSRREYQHVIRRLVDRGAQGIILGCTEIELLIGADDSPVPVFPTTRLHAQAAVDAALAE, from the coding sequence ATGAGGATGATCGGCATGCTGGGCGGGATGAGCTGGGAGTCGACGGCCGAGTACTACCGCCTGGCCAATCAGGCCGTGCGCGAGCGCCTGGGAGGGACGCACTCCGCGCGGATCGTCCTGGACTCCGTGGACTTCGCACAGATCGAGGCCATGCAGGAAGCCGGGGACTGGGACGCGGCCGGGCGGCTGCTCGCCGAGCGCGCACACGCCCTCGAAGCTGCCGGCGCCGACCTCCTGGTGCTGTGCACCAACACCATGCACCTGGTGGCCGATGCCATCGAGGCGGCCGTCGACATCCCGCTCCTGCACCTCGTCGACATCACGGCCGATGCGGTCGCCAGTGCCGGGATCCGCCGCGTCGGCCTGTTGGCCACCGCCTTCACGATGGAACAGGGCTTCTACGTGGACAGGATGCGCGAGCACGGCATCGAGGCGATCGTCCCGGACCCCGAGGACCGCGCACTCGTGCACCGCGTGATCTACGAGGAGCTGGTCGTCGGCGTCGTCAGCGACTCCTCGCGCCGCGAGTACCAGCACGTCATCCGGCGCCTCGTCGACCGCGGCGCCCAGGGGATCATCCTGGGCTGCACCGAGATCGAGCTGCTCATCGGGGCCGACGACTCCCCGGTCCCGGTGTTCCCGACCACGCGACTGCACGCGCAGGCCGCCGTCGACGCGGCGCTGGCCGAATGA
- a CDS encoding HNH endonuclease signature motif containing protein codes for MEQPESQGRLDLPGEPAIESTFTILDDLEKMTERQREDMHAHTPRFVTAPPEGVKPLFVVKESKKPVCRDVVARRVKARPDVELTAQVRALWDEGVDESYELSRRFVALAPFWAGREDMDADPYEVEQQDLMVAVAMRCTRGQATKAITDAHRAVDLLPRCTQALEAGEFPAEWFRTLLRRTADFTPAEMVLVDVTVASWCLAIMPRVFTKCLDLLVTKIQQRHPKEPEEVSATRRRMVLDPGTLDGVASLRIIGPAPEIKALAGKFDLAARAIQNAQRHALMEGTEIPLDPDRRVENEGMPLSLNLIRYHLAHAAQIDTGGITVPEARFRLNVLVPFLTLVGGDDAPGVLEDGTPIPAQMAREIAGKSEEWFRVLTDPSSGEFLPRPADKYRPTGAMLEHLRLRGQSCGVPGCERAASVASEADHIVEYNHADPVCGGRTAVENLHFLCWFHHAMKTAGRLDPIRVEADESPAGTAGTVWEMQERFRVFREDDTDLLTPQAVAQLDAVWDSIQRRQDDYEQRGAGEHDSETPSGGVTGSPEPSVLDSPWPIRPGVPDPWPRVDMDHAGAPDLEEIPVEKPVRRRYQPLPTFQYDGDIPISATTRKPRKRQDPPPKFDPGPPPF; via the coding sequence GTGGAGCAGCCGGAGTCGCAGGGGCGGCTGGACCTGCCCGGGGAGCCGGCGATCGAGTCGACGTTCACGATCCTCGATGATCTGGAGAAGATGACCGAGCGTCAGCGCGAGGACATGCATGCCCACACGCCCCGGTTCGTGACCGCACCCCCGGAGGGTGTGAAGCCCTTGTTCGTCGTGAAGGAATCCAAGAAGCCGGTCTGCCGCGATGTGGTGGCACGCAGGGTCAAGGCCCGCCCTGATGTGGAGCTCACTGCGCAGGTCCGTGCCCTGTGGGACGAGGGTGTCGATGAGTCCTATGAACTCTCCCGGCGTTTCGTGGCCCTGGCGCCGTTCTGGGCGGGGCGCGAGGACATGGACGCCGACCCCTACGAGGTCGAGCAGCAGGACCTGATGGTCGCTGTGGCGATGCGCTGCACCCGCGGCCAGGCCACCAAAGCCATCACCGACGCCCACCGGGCCGTGGACCTCCTCCCGCGCTGCACCCAAGCATTGGAGGCGGGGGAATTCCCGGCGGAATGGTTCCGGACCCTGTTGCGGCGCACCGCGGATTTCACCCCGGCGGAAATGGTCCTCGTGGATGTCACGGTCGCCTCGTGGTGTCTGGCGATCATGCCGAGAGTATTCACGAAATGCCTCGACCTGCTTGTCACGAAGATTCAGCAGCGACACCCGAAAGAACCCGAAGAAGTCTCCGCCACCCGCCGCCGCATGGTCCTGGACCCTGGAACCCTCGACGGCGTCGCGTCCCTGCGGATCATCGGCCCGGCCCCGGAGATCAAAGCATTGGCCGGGAAGTTCGACCTGGCGGCTCGTGCGATCCAGAACGCCCAGCGTCACGCCCTGATGGAGGGCACCGAGATCCCCTTGGATCCGGATCGTCGGGTGGAGAACGAGGGCATGCCCCTGTCGCTCAACCTGATCCGCTATCACCTCGCCCACGCCGCGCAGATCGACACCGGCGGCATCACCGTCCCGGAGGCACGGTTCCGGTTGAACGTCCTCGTTCCCTTCCTCACCCTGGTTGGTGGCGACGACGCACCGGGTGTGTTGGAGGACGGGACGCCGATTCCCGCGCAGATGGCCCGTGAGATCGCCGGCAAGAGCGAGGAATGGTTCCGGGTCCTCACCGATCCGTCATCGGGTGAGTTCTTGCCGCGGCCGGCGGACAAGTACCGGCCCACGGGGGCGATGCTCGAACACCTCCGCCTCCGCGGCCAATCCTGCGGCGTTCCCGGCTGCGAACGCGCAGCGTCCGTGGCCTCCGAAGCGGACCACATCGTGGAGTACAACCATGCGGATCCGGTGTGTGGTGGTCGGACGGCGGTGGAGAACCTGCACTTCTTGTGCTGGTTCCACCACGCGATGAAGACCGCCGGGCGACTCGACCCCATCCGTGTGGAAGCGGACGAGTCCCCGGCAGGGACCGCGGGCACGGTGTGGGAGATGCAGGAACGCTTCCGCGTGTTCCGCGAGGACGACACCGACCTCCTCACCCCACAAGCCGTCGCCCAGCTCGACGCCGTCTGGGACTCGATACAGCGCAGGCAGGACGACTACGAGCAGCGGGGCGCTGGCGAGCACGACAGCGAAACCCCCAGTGGCGGGGTGACTGGTTCGCCTGAGCCGTCAGTTCTGGACTCACCGTGGCCGATCCGGCCTGGTGTCCCTGACCCGTGGCCCCGCGTCGACATGGACCACGCCGGAGCACCCGACCTGGAAGAAATCCCCGTCGAGAAACCCGTCAGGCGCAGGTACCAACCACTCCCGACGTTCCAGTACGACGGCGACATCCCCATCAGCGCCACCACCCGAAAACCACGCAAACGCCAGGATCCACCTCCGAAGTTCGACCCCGGACCACCACCCTTCTGA
- a CDS encoding FAD-binding oxidoreductase: MSQHDLITDLHARHPDITHALPGEDMYARSLDLWNGGVTTRPAVIARPRSTDQVSSLVRLAREHGTPLAVRGGGHDWLGRSLAADGLTIDLADLRDVRIEGTEAIVGGGALARDLVAESSPRGLLAATGTAGSVGLAGLSLAGGYGPLLGTAGLACDNILGAEVVLADGTVTSTQEDPELLWALRGGGGNFGVVTSMRIALHRDSGIVGGTVLFPGSQASTVLDGCAELIARADRGLTLLAELTHVPDVGPCVLVVAVWSGEPGGAGPALDEVRGLGTPLVEDMKPTTQQDLLAGFDQQVPHGMHWCMRARTVRALTPEVIQALLTAAEDRPGPGAGIGMRQFHGAATDVPADATAFGRREQHVALEISAGWTDGEDPEPYVEWAEQVRSVLEPLALPGGYPNFLAPQFTDQVAASYGDHAERLRRAKARFDPDGVFTATPLPS; this comes from the coding sequence ATGAGCCAGCACGACCTCATCACCGACCTCCACGCCCGGCACCCGGACATCACCCACGCCCTGCCCGGCGAGGACATGTACGCCCGCTCGCTCGACCTGTGGAACGGCGGGGTCACGACGAGACCGGCCGTGATCGCGCGACCACGCAGCACCGACCAGGTGTCCTCGCTCGTCCGGCTCGCCCGGGAGCACGGCACTCCCCTCGCCGTGCGCGGCGGGGGCCACGACTGGCTGGGCCGGTCCCTGGCGGCCGACGGGCTCACGATCGACCTCGCCGACCTGCGCGACGTGAGGATCGAGGGCACGGAGGCGATCGTCGGCGGCGGCGCCCTGGCCCGGGATCTCGTCGCCGAGTCGAGCCCCCGCGGGCTGCTCGCCGCGACCGGCACCGCCGGATCGGTGGGGCTGGCCGGGCTCTCCCTCGCCGGCGGCTACGGCCCGCTTCTGGGCACGGCGGGCCTGGCCTGCGACAACATCCTGGGTGCGGAGGTCGTCCTGGCCGACGGCACGGTCACCTCGACGCAGGAGGACCCGGAGCTGCTGTGGGCGCTGCGGGGCGGCGGTGGGAACTTCGGCGTGGTGACGTCGATGCGGATCGCCCTGCACCGCGATTCCGGCATCGTCGGTGGGACCGTGCTCTTCCCGGGGTCGCAGGCGTCGACGGTGCTCGACGGCTGCGCCGAGCTCATCGCACGTGCGGATCGCGGCCTGACCCTGCTCGCCGAGCTCACGCACGTCCCCGACGTCGGCCCCTGCGTGCTCGTGGTCGCTGTGTGGTCCGGAGAGCCCGGCGGGGCGGGCCCCGCGCTCGACGAGGTGCGAGGACTCGGCACTCCCCTCGTCGAGGACATGAAGCCGACGACGCAGCAGGATCTGCTCGCGGGCTTCGACCAGCAGGTGCCGCACGGGATGCACTGGTGCATGCGCGCACGAACGGTCCGCGCCCTGACCCCCGAGGTCATCCAGGCGCTGCTCACCGCGGCCGAGGACCGGCCGGGCCCCGGTGCCGGCATCGGTATGCGCCAGTTCCACGGCGCGGCGACCGACGTGCCAGCGGATGCCACCGCCTTCGGCCGACGCGAGCAGCACGTGGCCCTGGAGATCTCAGCCGGATGGACCGACGGAGAGGACCCGGAGCCCTACGTCGAGTGGGCGGAGCAGGTGCGGAGCGTCCTCGAGCCGCTCGCCCTCCCCGGCGGCTATCCGAACTTCCTCGCCCCGCAGTTCACGGATCAGGTCGCGGCCTCGTACGGGGACCACGCCGAGCGTCTGCGCAGGGCGAAGGCCCGCTTCGACCCCGACGGCGTCTTCACCGCCACGCCCCTGCCCTCCTGA
- a CDS encoding alpha/beta fold hydrolase: MPDHGAKERQSPESRESRERARAGNPVHLSETVGHDATRCVVLVHAVRSSRTMWKGQTRRLRRRGYTVIAPDLPGHGRRRDEPFTLDGALATIEDAVSACEEPPLLVGLSLGGFLALHWAGTHTGRLAGVVAADCTIVPGPALARIYGLWISMKDWVPGDSDARVARAFARRHSEKAARRYYGGGRAHGVVRGVVRTIGSLDLLADVAAIDVPLTFINGAQDPFRRHEALFVEAARDARLVILDDAGHLANLSRPKRFTKVLRRAAGESADGHRAHPALSTHSP; this comes from the coding sequence ATGCCCGATCATGGGGCGAAAGAGCGTCAATCGCCCGAGAGCCGAGAGAGCCGAGAACGTGCGAGAGCGGGGAACCCTGTGCACCTGAGCGAGACGGTCGGACACGACGCGACCCGCTGCGTCGTCCTCGTCCACGCCGTGCGGTCATCGCGGACCATGTGGAAGGGCCAGACCCGCAGGCTGCGCCGCCGCGGGTACACGGTGATCGCACCGGACCTGCCGGGGCACGGACGGCGCCGGGACGAGCCGTTCACGCTCGACGGGGCGCTCGCGACGATCGAGGACGCCGTGAGCGCGTGCGAGGAGCCGCCGCTGCTGGTCGGCCTCTCGCTGGGCGGCTTCCTCGCCCTGCACTGGGCCGGCACGCATACCGGGCGCCTCGCCGGCGTGGTCGCCGCCGACTGCACGATCGTCCCGGGCCCGGCGCTCGCCCGGATCTACGGGCTCTGGATCAGCATGAAGGACTGGGTCCCCGGGGATTCCGACGCGCGGGTCGCCCGCGCCTTCGCGCGTCGGCACAGCGAGAAGGCCGCGCGGCGCTACTACGGCGGCGGGCGCGCCCACGGGGTGGTCCGGGGCGTCGTGCGCACCATCGGATCGCTCGACCTGCTGGCCGACGTCGCCGCGATCGACGTGCCCCTGACCTTCATCAACGGCGCGCAGGATCCCTTCCGACGGCACGAAGCCCTGTTCGTGGAGGCCGCGCGCGACGCGCGCCTCGTGATCCTCGACGACGCCGGCCACCTCGCGAACCTCTCCCGGCCCAAGCGCTTCACGAAGGTGCTGCGCCGCGCCGCCGGCGAGAGCGCCGACGGCCACCGCGCTCACCCCGCCCTCAGCACCCACTCCCCGTAG
- the mraY gene encoding phospho-N-acetylmuramoyl-pentapeptide-transferase: protein MTLILLGTAIALIVGAVGTRLYTELAKRRGWAQFVRMDGPTTHLSKRGTPQMGGIAIMGATLAGYLLAHLVTWSAPTVSGMLVLFLMLGVGFVGFLDDWTKIRRERSLGLRSWQKLLGQTTVAVVFALLATRFARDGITPASFRISLVRDTAIDLAAFGVIVGTLLFVAWAVLMITGASNGVNLTDGLDGQAAGASAMAFAAYAFIGIWKSLQNCRALVEPGCYEVRDPLDLALVAACLAGACIGFLWWNTPPAILFMGDTGSLALGGALAGLAIMTRTELLMVVLGGLFVFETVTVILQVGFFKLTKRRNNGVGRRLFLITPIHHHFEMRGWSQVTVSIRFWLISAICVGAGLALFYGEWVLRAG, encoded by the coding sequence ATGACCCTGATCCTCCTGGGCACGGCGATCGCCCTGATCGTCGGCGCCGTCGGCACGCGGCTCTACACCGAGCTCGCCAAGCGCAGAGGGTGGGCCCAGTTCGTGCGCATGGACGGGCCGACGACCCACCTGTCCAAGCGCGGCACCCCGCAGATGGGCGGGATCGCCATCATGGGCGCGACGCTCGCCGGCTACCTGCTCGCGCACCTGGTCACGTGGTCGGCGCCCACGGTCTCCGGCATGCTCGTGCTGTTCCTGATGCTCGGCGTCGGGTTCGTCGGCTTCCTCGACGACTGGACGAAGATCCGCCGAGAGCGCTCCCTCGGGCTGCGGTCGTGGCAGAAGCTGCTGGGCCAGACCACGGTGGCCGTCGTCTTCGCCCTGCTCGCCACCCGCTTCGCCCGCGACGGCATCACCCCGGCGAGCTTCCGGATCTCCCTGGTCCGCGACACGGCGATCGACCTCGCCGCCTTCGGGGTGATCGTGGGGACCCTCCTGTTCGTGGCGTGGGCGGTGCTCATGATCACCGGCGCGAGCAACGGCGTGAACCTCACCGACGGCCTCGACGGCCAGGCCGCCGGCGCCTCCGCGATGGCCTTCGCCGCCTACGCGTTCATCGGGATCTGGAAGTCGCTGCAGAACTGCCGCGCACTGGTCGAGCCGGGCTGCTACGAGGTGCGCGACCCCCTGGACCTCGCCCTCGTCGCCGCCTGCCTCGCCGGCGCCTGCATCGGCTTCCTGTGGTGGAACACGCCGCCCGCCATCCTGTTCATGGGCGACACCGGCTCCCTCGCCCTCGGCGGGGCGCTCGCCGGCCTCGCGATCATGACCCGCACCGAGCTGCTGATGGTCGTCCTCGGCGGCCTGTTCGTCTTCGAGACCGTCACCGTGATCCTGCAGGTCGGCTTCTTCAAGCTCACCAAGCGGCGCAACAACGGCGTGGGCAGGCGCCTGTTCCTCATCACCCCCATCCACCACCACTTCGAGATGCGCGGCTGGAGCCAGGTCACCGTCTCGATCCGGTTCTGGCTGATCAGCGCGATCTGCGTGGGCGCCGGGCTGGCGCTGTTCTACGGGGAGTGGGTGCTGAGGGCGGGGTGA
- a CDS encoding HelD family protein: MHERLDREVQERTAAQQRALAAPVGGPADAYARDVEVHRLAERIRQLRAAERSLCFGRIDGSGEAGSAPEDGLHIGRIGMRTPDGDTLLVDWRAEAARPFYAATMVSPMGLRRRRHLRTDGRRVVGVSDEILDGSAPLPGDVVGDGPLTAALSGPRTGRMREAASTLQSEQDDIVRSPHRGVTVVDGGPGTGKTIVALHRAAFVLYAWPAIAGRGVMVFGPNRRFLTYISDVLPSLGENDVHLATLPDLVRTEPARTEPDRIARLKGRAELADALAAHVRGHQPHGVPLELRTAHDTVVLDAELVDAARRSALQGASGHTEARALFLEAIVDDLVSELEARTSGEDSAFEAELEAAYGLNLDRAVAGDLTRMGGDGAQGTGADLDIDWEQIHEDLLEDPAIDRAVETVWPRLDPEDVVRRVLADPAALARALPEASAEDLEQMAGTDGRAGSDGPTGWSFADLALLDEARALVDGPPEDIVGHIVVDEAQQLSPMQWRALVRRCPERSMTVVGDLAQAGPTSTIRSWDEALAPFVQDRFEHRTLSINYRTTAEILESTRELLARIAPQQRLSRSLRHGEEPSRVPSSRGRLLEDLRRAVDELRASDPNGLVGVITTADDADAAQDALRGGGASVIAAPEARGLEFDSVIVVDPSAIEAAGEAGARDLYVARTRATHRLVTLEPGWDDPES; this comes from the coding sequence ATGCATGAGCGGCTCGACCGGGAGGTGCAGGAGCGGACGGCCGCGCAGCAGCGGGCCCTCGCGGCCCCCGTCGGCGGCCCGGCGGACGCCTACGCGCGGGACGTCGAGGTGCACCGGCTGGCGGAGAGGATCCGGCAGCTGCGGGCGGCCGAGCGCTCGCTGTGCTTCGGGCGCATCGACGGCAGCGGCGAGGCGGGCTCCGCGCCTGAGGACGGTCTGCACATCGGCAGGATCGGCATGCGCACCCCGGACGGCGACACGCTGCTGGTGGACTGGCGGGCCGAGGCCGCGCGCCCCTTCTACGCCGCGACCATGGTCAGCCCGATGGGGCTGCGCAGGCGCCGCCACCTGCGCACGGACGGCCGACGGGTCGTCGGCGTCAGCGACGAGATCCTCGACGGCAGCGCCCCGCTGCCGGGCGACGTGGTCGGCGACGGGCCGCTCACCGCGGCCCTCAGCGGACCCCGCACGGGACGGATGCGCGAGGCCGCCTCCACCCTGCAGTCCGAGCAGGACGACATCGTCCGCTCGCCCCACCGCGGCGTCACCGTGGTCGACGGCGGACCGGGCACGGGCAAGACGATCGTCGCCCTGCACCGCGCCGCCTTCGTGCTCTACGCATGGCCGGCCATCGCCGGGCGCGGCGTCATGGTGTTCGGCCCGAACCGGCGGTTCCTCACGTACATCTCCGACGTGCTGCCCTCGCTCGGGGAGAACGACGTGCACCTGGCGACGCTCCCCGACCTCGTCCGCACGGAGCCCGCGCGCACCGAGCCCGACCGCATCGCCCGGCTCAAGGGCCGCGCCGAGCTCGCGGACGCCCTCGCCGCGCACGTGCGCGGCCATCAGCCCCACGGGGTGCCGCTCGAGCTGCGCACCGCTCACGACACCGTCGTGCTCGACGCCGAGCTCGTCGACGCCGCCCGACGCTCCGCGCTGCAGGGCGCGTCCGGGCACACCGAGGCCCGCGCCCTGTTCCTCGAGGCGATCGTGGACGACCTGGTCAGCGAGCTCGAGGCGCGCACATCGGGCGAGGACAGCGCCTTCGAGGCGGAGCTCGAGGCCGCCTACGGTCTGAACCTCGACCGGGCGGTCGCGGGAGACCTCACCCGCATGGGCGGCGACGGCGCGCAGGGGACGGGCGCTGATCTCGACATCGACTGGGAGCAGATCCACGAGGACCTGCTCGAGGATCCCGCCATCGACCGCGCCGTCGAGACGGTGTGGCCGCGACTCGATCCCGAGGACGTGGTGCGCCGGGTCCTCGCCGATCCCGCGGCGCTCGCCCGCGCACTGCCGGAGGCGTCGGCCGAGGACCTCGAGCAGATGGCGGGGACGGACGGCCGCGCAGGTTCGGACGGCCCGACGGGCTGGTCGTTCGCCGATCTCGCCCTGCTCGACGAGGCGCGAGCGCTCGTGGACGGTCCGCCCGAGGACATCGTCGGCCACATCGTCGTCGACGAGGCGCAGCAGCTCTCCCCGATGCAGTGGCGCGCTCTCGTGCGGCGCTGCCCGGAGCGCTCGATGACGGTGGTCGGGGACCTCGCCCAGGCGGGCCCCACCAGCACGATCCGCAGCTGGGACGAGGCGCTCGCCCCCTTCGTCCAGGACCGCTTCGAGCATCGGACGCTGAGCATCAACTACCGCACCACCGCGGAGATCCTCGAGTCGACCCGCGAGCTGCTCGCGCGGATCGCCCCGCAGCAGCGGCTCTCGCGCTCCCTGCGCCACGGCGAGGAACCGTCCCGGGTGCCCTCCTCGCGCGGCAGGCTCCTCGAGGACCTGCGGCGCGCGGTCGACGAGCTCCGCGCGAGCGACCCCAACGGCCTCGTCGGCGTGATCACCACGGCCGACGACGCGGACGCCGCGCAGGACGCCCTCCGCGGCGGCGGCGCGAGCGTGATCGCCGCGCCCGAGGCCCGCGGTCTCGAGTTCGACAGCGTGATCGTCGTGGACCCCTCCGCGATCGAGGCGGCCGGGGAGGCGGGGGCGCGGGACCTCTACGTGGCGCGCACCCGCGCGACCCACCGACTGGTGACCCTCGAGCCGGGATGGGATGATCCCGAGTCATGA